The following are from one region of the Sandaracinus amylolyticus genome:
- a CDS encoding DMT family transporter — protein sequence MSDRDANVSGSLYALAAGLLWGLVFVVPVLLPEYPAAALSFGRYVAFGVIAIPLAWIGRTQLRALSRADWIEATKLALVGNVLYYLCLAAAIQRAGAPLPTMIIGTLPVVIALVSNARGERVPWARLAPSLALIAIGIALVNHAEWQALRADPSADPRRYAIGGVLAIGALVCWTWYPIRNAAWLRASRTRSASTWATAQGVVTLPIAAIGYAGFLAWSAITGEDRFPLPLGPTPSRFVIAMLVVGLLASWLGATCWNRASQRLPTQIAGQLIVFETLSALTYAFVLRGRLPDATTVAGIVLLVVGVAWALRAPRETEPAPLEST from the coding sequence ATGTCCGATCGTGACGCCAACGTCTCCGGGTCGCTCTACGCGCTCGCCGCCGGGCTGCTCTGGGGGCTCGTGTTCGTCGTGCCGGTGCTGCTCCCCGAGTATCCGGCGGCGGCGCTCTCGTTCGGGCGATACGTCGCGTTCGGCGTGATCGCGATCCCGCTCGCGTGGATCGGTCGCACGCAGCTGCGCGCGCTCTCGCGCGCCGACTGGATCGAGGCGACGAAGCTCGCGCTGGTCGGCAACGTCCTCTACTACCTGTGCCTCGCCGCCGCGATCCAGCGCGCGGGCGCGCCGCTGCCGACGATGATCATCGGCACGCTCCCGGTGGTGATCGCGCTGGTGTCGAACGCGCGCGGCGAGCGCGTGCCCTGGGCGCGGCTCGCGCCCTCGCTCGCGCTGATCGCGATCGGCATCGCGCTGGTGAACCACGCGGAGTGGCAGGCGCTGCGCGCCGATCCGAGCGCCGATCCCCGGCGCTACGCGATCGGCGGCGTGCTCGCGATCGGCGCGCTCGTGTGCTGGACCTGGTACCCGATCCGCAACGCGGCGTGGCTGCGCGCGTCGCGCACCCGATCGGCCTCGACCTGGGCGACCGCGCAGGGCGTCGTGACGCTGCCGATCGCCGCGATCGGCTATGCGGGGTTCCTCGCGTGGAGCGCGATCACCGGCGAGGACCGGTTCCCGCTGCCGCTCGGGCCGACGCCGTCGCGCTTCGTGATCGCGATGCTGGTGGTCGGCCTCCTCGCGTCGTGGCTCGGCGCGACGTGCTGGAACCGCGCGAGCCAGCGCCTGCCGACGCAGATCGCGGGACAGCTCATCGTGTTCGAGACGCTGTCCGCGCTGACGTACGCGTTCGTGCTGCGCGGACGTCTGCCCGACGCGACGACGGTCGCGGGCATCGTGCTGCTGGTCGTCGGCGTCGCGTGGGCGCTGCGCGCGCCGCGAGAGACCGAGCCGGCGCCGCTCGAGAGCACGTGA
- a CDS encoding PrkA family serine protein kinase has protein sequence MEDSLVSRIASLQDYATYRDLNWEGSFEEYLRVVRERPQVTRNAFQRLYDMIVSYGEEEYIDNKKRLVRYPFFSDPIDGGKDGVFGLDIPLMRLVNVLHAAALGYGPEKRIILLHGPVGSSKSTIARLLKKGIERYSRTQEGALYTYKWVNLKETGLAGDADELPCPMNEEPLKLIPEEWRERAIKDLHLGTDRARVVSPGTLNPASRYIFRCLMEKYGGDWGQVIAKHVRVRRLVLSEKDRIGIGTFQPKDEKNQDSTELTGDINYRKIAEYGSDSDPRAFNFDGEFNIANRGIIEFVEILKLDVAFLYDLLGATQERKIKPKKFAQTDIDEVIIGHTNEAEYKKLLSNEFMEALRDRTIKIDIPYITKISEEVKIYKKEFGPERLRGKHVAPHTLEVAAMWAVLTRLEEPKKHQLSLLQKMKLYDGKTLPGFTQDNVKELRKEANREGLDGISPRYVQDKISNALVRDGVEGYINPFMVLNELEKGLAHHSLLSDVEQKKKYQEMIGVVKGEYEEIVKNEVQRAISADEEAISRLSANYIDNVRAYTLKEKVKNRYTGRDEEPDERLMRSIEEKIDIPESRKDDFRREIMNYIGALAIEGKKFSYDTNDRLRRALEMKLFEDQKDSIKLSSFVSNVIDKDTQDKIDVIKDRLIKYYGYNEASAKDVLSYVASIFARGDVKK, from the coding sequence ATGGAAGACAGCCTCGTCTCTCGTATCGCTTCGCTGCAGGACTACGCGACGTATCGCGATCTCAACTGGGAAGGCTCCTTCGAGGAGTACCTCCGCGTCGTGCGCGAGCGTCCCCAGGTCACCCGGAACGCCTTCCAGCGCCTGTACGACATGATCGTCAGCTACGGCGAGGAAGAGTACATCGACAACAAGAAGCGCCTCGTGCGCTATCCGTTCTTCAGCGATCCCATCGACGGTGGGAAGGACGGAGTCTTCGGTCTCGACATCCCGCTCATGCGGCTCGTCAACGTGCTGCACGCAGCGGCGCTCGGGTACGGCCCCGAGAAGCGCATCATCTTGCTCCACGGCCCGGTCGGCTCGAGCAAGAGCACGATCGCGCGGCTGCTCAAGAAGGGCATCGAGCGTTATTCGCGCACGCAGGAAGGCGCGCTCTACACGTACAAGTGGGTCAATCTCAAGGAGACGGGCCTCGCAGGCGACGCGGACGAGCTTCCGTGCCCGATGAACGAGGAGCCGCTCAAGCTGATCCCCGAGGAGTGGCGCGAGCGCGCGATCAAGGATCTGCACCTCGGCACCGATCGCGCGCGCGTGGTGTCGCCGGGCACGCTCAATCCCGCGAGCCGCTACATCTTCCGTTGCCTGATGGAGAAGTACGGCGGTGACTGGGGCCAGGTCATCGCGAAGCACGTGCGCGTGCGCCGACTCGTGCTGAGCGAGAAGGACCGGATCGGCATCGGCACCTTCCAGCCGAAGGACGAGAAGAACCAGGACTCGACCGAGCTGACTGGCGACATCAACTATCGAAAGATCGCCGAGTACGGATCGGACTCCGATCCTCGCGCGTTCAACTTCGATGGTGAGTTCAACATCGCGAACCGCGGCATCATCGAGTTCGTCGAGATCCTGAAGCTCGACGTCGCGTTCCTCTACGACCTGCTGGGCGCGACGCAGGAGCGGAAGATCAAGCCGAAGAAGTTCGCGCAGACCGACATCGACGAAGTGATCATCGGTCACACGAACGAGGCCGAGTACAAGAAGCTGCTCTCCAACGAGTTCATGGAGGCGCTCCGGGATCGAACGATCAAGATCGACATCCCGTACATCACGAAGATCTCGGAAGAGGTCAAGATCTACAAGAAGGAGTTCGGCCCCGAGCGCCTGCGCGGAAAGCACGTCGCGCCGCACACGCTCGAGGTCGCGGCGATGTGGGCGGTGCTCACGAGGCTCGAGGAGCCGAAGAAGCACCAGCTCTCGCTGCTCCAGAAGATGAAGCTCTACGACGGCAAGACGCTGCCGGGCTTCACCCAGGACAACGTGAAGGAGCTGCGCAAGGAGGCCAATCGCGAGGGCCTCGACGGCATCTCCCCGCGCTACGTGCAGGACAAGATCTCGAACGCGCTCGTGAGAGACGGTGTCGAGGGATACATCAATCCGTTCATGGTCCTGAACGAGCTCGAGAAGGGCCTCGCGCACCACTCGCTGCTCTCCGACGTCGAGCAGAAGAAGAAGTACCAGGAGATGATCGGCGTCGTGAAGGGCGAGTACGAAGAGATCGTGAAGAACGAGGTCCAGCGCGCGATCTCGGCGGACGAAGAGGCGATCTCGCGGCTCAGCGCGAACTACATCGACAACGTCCGCGCGTACACGCTCAAGGAGAAGGTCAAGAATCGCTACACCGGCCGTGACGAGGAGCCGGACGAGCGACTCATGCGCTCCATCGAGGAGAAGATCGACATCCCGGAGTCGCGCAAGGACGACTTCCGGCGCGAGATCATGAACTACATCGGTGCGCTCGCGATCGAGGGGAAGAAGTTCTCCTACGACACCAACGATCGCCTGCGCCGCGCCCTCGAGATGAAGCTCTTCGAGGATCAGAAGGACTCGATCAAGCTCTCGTCGTTCGTGTCGAACGTCATCGACAAGGACACGCAGGACAAGATCGACGTCATCAAGGATCGTCTGATCAAGTACTACGGCTACAACGAGGCGAGCGCGAAGGACGTGCTCTCGTACGTCGCGTCGATCTTCGCGCGCGGCGACGTGAAGAAGTAG
- a CDS encoding AraC family transcriptional regulator: MLRRVDGVPQQFEDVRDRAAFRRPAHRDGIELYRAHIVRHAFEPHVHLALGLGAIDEGVQRIRYRGSEHVAPAGSLVMMNADEVHTGRAETREGWRYRMIYVEPEVAAEITGERGWWFDDALARDAARARHVSGILAALWGAHDALAFDGLLLSLFDTLRPHARVARVARPEAEARFERVIDAMRARLDARHTLAELAAIAGLSPFHFQRRFKAAHHATPHEMLMALRLADAKRRLARGERPAAIAAAVGLADQAHLTRAFVRRYGATPARYQQQAGSRPHR, from the coding sequence ATGCTGCGGCGCGTGGACGGCGTGCCGCAGCAGTTCGAGGACGTGCGCGATCGTGCGGCGTTCCGGCGTCCCGCCCATCGCGACGGGATCGAGCTCTATCGCGCGCACATCGTGCGGCACGCGTTCGAGCCGCACGTGCACCTCGCGCTCGGGCTCGGCGCGATCGACGAAGGCGTGCAGCGCATTCGCTATCGCGGCAGCGAGCACGTCGCGCCCGCGGGCTCGCTCGTGATGATGAACGCCGACGAGGTGCACACCGGGCGCGCCGAGACGCGCGAGGGGTGGCGCTATCGGATGATCTACGTCGAGCCCGAGGTCGCGGCGGAGATCACCGGCGAGCGCGGTTGGTGGTTCGACGACGCGCTCGCGCGCGATGCGGCGCGCGCACGGCACGTCTCGGGGATCCTCGCGGCGCTCTGGGGCGCGCACGACGCGCTCGCGTTCGACGGGCTCTTGCTCTCGCTCTTCGACACGCTGCGCCCGCATGCGCGCGTCGCACGCGTCGCGCGGCCCGAAGCCGAGGCGCGCTTCGAGCGGGTGATCGACGCGATGCGCGCACGCCTCGACGCGCGCCACACGCTCGCCGAGCTCGCTGCGATCGCGGGGCTCAGCCCGTTCCACTTCCAGCGCCGGTTCAAGGCCGCGCACCACGCGACGCCGCACGAGATGCTGATGGCGCTGCGGCTCGCCGACGCGAAGCGAAGGCTCGCGCGCGGCGAGCGTCCCGCCGCGATCGCCGCCGCGGTCGGGCTCGCCGATCAAGCGCACCTGACGCGCGCGTTCGTGCGCCGCTACGGGGCCACGCCCGCGCGCTACCAGCAGCAAGCTGGTTCAAGACCGCACCGCTGA